Proteins from a single region of Mytilus trossulus isolate FHL-02 chromosome 2, PNRI_Mtr1.1.1.hap1, whole genome shotgun sequence:
- the LOC134705027 gene encoding uncharacterized protein LOC134705027: MSWFLAISCVYIAAVTFVSCSRHTQESLLDHLAIDNCDNHAEQPEAVLSPSNTGGLRCVTATDEKVSDYTYFDNVRMTVGNTPMYTVFQGLLDFTDNTPRFCFDKDNTLAEFDINFKNNNPLETSRVELTPCRTGGYWTNGKVFCSPPECSKYLRQPKNAEYFEEELHVTMNMKDVYEIPVNGPRGGASLIKYASGSDHRLIYNITSNTTQYLTTEQFISYCSKFGPCYKGEFLGRTDLLYFHGGWPPMILKRQGDQVLLILRYDPRSFVYPEKSPLVSCKRKSENDFELCESPTGSYSWRKIWKAPLPYKKEWLSLRFLTRWSHKQDCLIQVTDTETQEELVNYTGPCGRYADMKLGNYPYAKVGISNKGLSGSVKMRFRDVMLTQKGPVTK, from the exons ATGTCTTGGTTCCTTGCGATTAGTTGTGTGTATATTGCAGCGGTTACATTTGTGTCTTGTTCACGACACACACAAGAATCGCTGTTAGATCATCTGGCTATCGACAACTGCGACAATCATGCCGA ACAACCAGAAGCCGTTCTATCCCCATCGAATACAGGAGGTTTAAGATGCGTAACTGCAACTGATGAAAAAGTGTCTGATTATACGTACTTTGATAATGTGCGCATGACCGTTGGAAACACTCCCATGTACACTGTCTTCCAGGGTTTGTTAGACTTCACTGACAACACTCCACGATTCTGCTTCGACAAGGACAACACACTTGCTGagtttgatattaattttaaaaa CAATAATCCTCTTGAGACCTCGAGGGTGGAGTTAACTCCCTGTCGTACCGGTGGATATTGGACCAATGGAAAAGTATTTTGCTCTCCCCCTGAATGTTCTAAGTATTTACGTCAACCAAAAAATGCAGAATATTTCGAAGAGGAACTACATGTGACAATGAATATGAAGGATGTTTACGAGATACCAGTAAATGGACCAAGAGGTGGAGCGTCCCTGATAAAGTATGCTAGTGGAAGTGACCATAGATTGATCTACAACATAACGTCAAACACAACACAATATCTGACAACAGAACAGTTCATTTCATATTGTTCAAAGTTTGGTCCCTGTTACAAAGGCGAGTTTCTTGGGAGAACAGATTTGCTTTATTTCCATGGAGGATGGCCTCCAATGATTCTCAAACGACAAGGTGACCAGGTCTTACTCATCCTGAGATATGACCCAAGAAGCTTTGTATACCCAGAAAAGTCACCTCTGGTCTCATGCAAGAGAAAATCAGAAAATGATTTTGAATTATGCGAATCTCCTACTGGTTCTTATTCCTGGAGGAAAATATGGAAGGCGCCATTACCTTACAAAAAGGAATGGTTATCATTACGATTCTTAACGCGTTGGTCTCACAAGCAGGATTGTCTCATCCAAGTTACAGATACTGAGACACAAGAAGAACTGGTTAACTATACTGGTCCATGTGGTAGATATGCTGACATGAAACTTGGAAATTATCCGTATGCAAAGGTCGGTATTTCAAACAAAGGTCTTAGCGGATCAGTCAAAATGAGGTTCCGTGATGTTATGTTGACACAAAAAGGACCTGTAACAAAATGA
- the LOC134705028 gene encoding D-beta-hydroxybutyrate dehydrogenase, mitochondrial-like — translation MNITTAYRILCIVFFIWFVFNICVNYYVYIFLLIILKLTFIYLEQNYKKLLPVQKRCVLITGCDTGFGHHLANRLADDGFNVFATVWKVDSPGANKLKKRKSNMHVIQMDVTKIDEIKAAVSFVNTKTKQKGLWGVVNNAGFNIYGDVEICTMDHYRAVLDVNLYGMISVTKAFLPQIRNNKGRIVNVSSVMARLNYPGNTNYQISKHGVETMSDSLRLEMIKFGVGVSIIEPGEYDAATSCSSPEMCKRVKADCEQMYDRASEEVKAVYGKDYFYLPYENMRQYGETGSSPTPNPVLNAIEDALLNVHPKARYLVDGGSGIIDKTAIMARIDSLLPEYVSDFIWSTRTGCYKSPRDQSA, via the exons ATGAACATAACAACAGCCTACCGCATACTGTGTATTGTTTTCTTCATTTGGTTTGTGTTCAATATTTGTGTGAATTATTATgtctacatatttttattgataattctGAAATTGACATTCATTTACTTGGAGCAAAACTATAAGAAGCTGTTACCCGTtcaaaaaagatgtgttcttatTACTGGATGTGATACAG GATTTGGACATCATTTGGCGAACCGCTTAGCGGATGATGGATTCAATGTATTTGCCACTGTTTGGAAAGTCGATAGCCCTGGGGctaataaacttaaaaaaagaaagtcaaATATGCACGTAATTCAGATGGATGTCACCAAAATAGATGAAATAAAAGCTGCTGTTTCTTTCGTgaacacaaaaactaaacaaaaag GCTTGTGGGGTGTAGTAAACAATGCCGGTTTCAACATATATGGAGATGTGGAGATATGTACCATGGATCATTATAGAGCTGTATTAGATGTTAACCTGTATGGAATGATATCAGTAACTAAGGCATTTCTACCACAGATCAGAAATAATAAAG GTCGAATAGTGAATGTTTCCAGTGTAATGGCTCGCCTTAATTACCCGGGTAACACTAACtaccaaatatcaaaacatGGAGTAGAAACAATGAGTGACTCTTTAAGACTAGAGATGATTAAATTTGGCGTTGGAGTGTCCATTATAGAACCTGGGGAGTATGATGCAGCAACATCCTGCAGCAGTCCAGAAATG TGCAAAAGAgtgaaggcagattgtgagcagATGTACGATAGAGCATCAGAAGAGGTTAAGGCAGTATATGGGAAGGACTACTTCTATCTACCATATGAAAACATGAGGCAATATGGGGAGACTGGTTCATCACCTACCCCTAACCCAGTCTTAAACGCAATTGAAGATGCCTTATTAAATGTCCATCCTAAGGCACGATACCTTGTTGATGGTGGAAGTGGTATAATTGACAAAACTGCA ATAATGGCCAGAATAGACAGCCTTCTGCCAGAGTATGTTAGTGACTTTATTTGGAGTACCAGAACCGGGTGTTATAAATCACCCCGTGACCAGTCTGCTTGA
- the LOC134706945 gene encoding myogenesis-regulating glycosidase-like: protein MEFRCFLCLFLYLVEYVESDSFCTKDSCQSVRHDPLQNKIICEQDTVFAEIFLPSILKKTSSEISPPSDDGSLSITWPRYGSVIVNQEMIGEVGCQVITWTVTSLDFEPHDCISLEDAYWYGGSELHYQRWPFRENEIELQEFVSEDVVVIKGSFGNVLEPFWINSNGVAIFVDQSVPLHASFNSSGSQLMCFKAKYSNALRKQNDDYPILKYTVCKDNDILTVFQKLRQRIMDKPENIPDLRMIKSPIWSTWAKYKVDINQEKILRYANEINEYGFPNSQIEIDDMYSTKYGDFDFDSEKFHDPIEMIKQLKQKGFRVTVWVTPFANLDSKAFTEGTQPNYWLRDSSGNVPALVQWWQGIGAIIDPSNPNATSWYNNRLQMMKENYGIDSFKFDAGERTFIPIPFSSHQTMNNPNIFATKYVEMVSNHGNLIEVRCGYKSQKHPIFVRMADKESRWGYANGLRTIIPTALTFGILGYPFVLPDMIGGNGYGEVLAKDIILPDRELYIRWLQLTAYLPAMQFSFTPWDYDKEVIEIAHTMVRIHETVVTPLLLSYAEKAVQHGYPLIRAMWWIAPDDKETYNIDSQFMVGDRLMVAPILDPGARQRDIYLPEGKWRDNLNGQNIDGGHWVKKYQVLIDQIATFDLL, encoded by the exons ATGGAATTTCGATGCTTTCTATGCTTATTCTTATATCTAGTAGAATATGTTGAATCTGACAGTTTCTGTACAAAAGACTCTTGTCAAAGCGTACGACATGATCCACTTCAGAATAAGATAATATGTGAACAAGATACTGTTTTCGCCGAAATTTTTCTACCTTCGATATTGAAAAAAACTAGTTCAGAAATATCGCCACCATCAGATGATGGTTCTCTCTCAATAACCTGGCCTCGATATGGATCTGTCATTGTTAATCAAGAAATGATTGGGGAAGTTGGATGTCAGGTTATAACATGGACAGTTACAAGTTTGGACTTTGAACCACATGACTGTATATCCTTAGAAGACGCATACTGGTATGGAGGATCAGAGTTGCATTATCAACGATGGCCTTTTAGGGAAAATGAAATAGAACTACAAGAATTCGTCTCTGAAGATGTAGTTGTTATCAAAGGATCGTTTGGAAATGTTTTAGAACCGTTTTGGATTAATTCTAACGGTGTTGCAATTTTTGTAGACCAATCAGTTCCTTTACATGCTAGTTTTAACTCATCTGGGTCGCAACTGATGTGTTTTAAGGCAAAGTATAGTAACGCATTACGAAAGCAAAATGATGACTATCCAATATTAAAGTACACTGTTTGCAAAGATAATGATATCCTTACAGTATTCCAGAAATTAAGACAAAGAATTATGGATAAACCAGAAAATATTCCTGATTTGCGAATGATTAAAAGTCCAATTTGGTCAACATGGGcaaagtacaaagttgataTAAATCAAGAGAAAATACTCCGATATGCCAATGAGATAAACGAATATGGGTTCCCAAACAGCCAGATTGAGATAGACGATATGTATTCAACAAAATATGGGGACTTTGATTTTGATTCCGAAAAATTCCATGATCCTATCGAAATGATTaaacagttaaaacaaaaaggttTCAGGGTAACTGTTTGGGTAACGCCATTTGCTAATCTGGATTCGAAAGCCTTTACTGAGGGAACACAACCCAACTACTGGCTCAGAGATTCTTCTGGAAACGTACCAGCTCTTGTCCAATGGTGGCAAGGAATAGGGGCAATAATTGACCCTTCAAACCCAAATGCAACTTCATGGTACAATAACCGATTGCAAATGATGAAAGAAAACTATGGTATTGATTCTTTTAAATTCGACGCCGGAGAAAGAACTTTCATTCCAATACCATTCAGTTCTCATCAAACAATGAATAATCCAAACATATTTGCAACAAAATATGTGGAAATGGTGAGTAACCATGGGAACTTGATAGAAGTGAGATGTGGATATAAATCACAGAAACATCCTATTTTTGTTCGAATGGCAGACAAAGAATCACGTTGGGGCTATGCAAATGGACTGAGGACAATTATACCTACAGCTTTAACCTTTGGTATCCTAggttatccatttgttttacCAGATATGATAGGAGGTAATGGTTATGGAGAAGTTTTAGCCAAGGACATCATTTTGCCAGATCGTGAACTGTATATAAGATGGTTACAACTGACAGCGTACCTTCCTGCTATGCAGTTCTCCTTCACTCCATGGGACTATGATAAAGAAGTTATTGAGATAGCACATACAATGGTCAGAATTCACGAAACAGTTGTAACACCTTTACTGCTTAGTTATGCCGAAAAAGCTGTGCAGCATG gcTATCCGTTGATTCGTGCAATGTGGTGGATAGCACCAGATGATAAGGAAACATACAATATAGATTCACAGTTTATGGTAGGCGACAGGCTCATGGTGGCACCTATCTTAGATCCAGGAGCTAGACAAAGGGATATCTACCTTCCGGAAGGGAAGTGGCGAGATAATTTAAATGGACAAAACATTGATGGAGGACATTGGGTTAAGAAATACCAAGTTCTTATAGATCAAATAGcaacatttgatttgttatag